One stretch of Leadbetterella byssophila DSM 17132 DNA includes these proteins:
- a CDS encoding trehalose synthase: MSPFVLLLDWQGFEKDKYVHTVLEDNLLPHYLQKCSWLSNKKIGRIKITGAIRMQYEEDEFFFVYLQIKSAGSDPQTYLFPVSFVEEGTTEIPEEAFISRATLDEKEGFLVDAVYDPKFRLALFYNILRTTQTPQKNDQILEFDRGTGILEENELESSYLDIGSNNTAFVYNDKYFFKLYRTLHQGINPEIEVLRFLSRTQNFNSYADYCGSINLTENGNTVYTFGVLTEYIAESKDNWSLTGDYLNDFISGLVDGNFQVKEDVFVKVADLGRETAIMHDALFDLGSEESFRPEQINRTYRTEIHRQVEVSLDKVYDRLIDKYLELDTPTQALAWQFMEAKDKILNFIDQILTRVFNSLRIRIHGDFHLGQILINQNGIHVIDFEGEHLIPIEQRMIKHSPLKDVASMIRSYHYAVSAKLYNSDHTKKIPEKDLLRASDRWYKLMRDTFLEEYLGYFGPHHTLLKNNNEVNYLLQFHLLEKAIHELDFEISHRESWIKIPLKGILDVVREIEKLRTV; encoded by the coding sequence ATGTCACCATTTGTTTTATTGTTGGATTGGCAAGGGTTCGAAAAGGATAAATACGTTCACACGGTTCTTGAAGATAATTTACTCCCACACTATTTACAGAAATGTTCTTGGCTCTCAAACAAAAAGATAGGCAGAATCAAGATCACAGGAGCTATTAGAATGCAATATGAGGAAGACGAGTTCTTCTTTGTATACCTACAGATCAAAAGCGCCGGATCAGACCCACAAACCTACTTATTTCCAGTATCTTTCGTAGAAGAAGGCACCACTGAAATCCCGGAAGAAGCCTTTATCTCCCGAGCTACATTAGACGAAAAAGAAGGATTTCTGGTAGATGCTGTTTATGATCCAAAATTCAGATTAGCGCTATTTTACAATATCCTTAGGACAACTCAAACTCCTCAGAAAAACGATCAGATCTTAGAGTTTGATAGAGGAACAGGAATCCTTGAAGAAAATGAATTAGAAAGCTCATATCTGGACATCGGCAGTAATAACACAGCCTTTGTATATAATGACAAATACTTTTTCAAACTTTACAGAACTCTTCATCAAGGCATTAATCCTGAAATTGAAGTCCTGCGTTTCTTGTCAAGAACTCAGAATTTTAACTCCTACGCAGATTACTGCGGAAGCATTAACTTGACAGAAAATGGAAATACAGTATATACCTTCGGTGTCTTAACAGAATATATAGCAGAGTCAAAAGACAATTGGTCCTTAACCGGAGATTACCTCAATGACTTTATCAGCGGTCTGGTAGACGGAAATTTTCAAGTGAAGGAAGATGTATTCGTCAAAGTAGCTGATTTAGGTAGAGAGACGGCCATTATGCACGATGCTCTCTTTGACTTAGGATCAGAAGAATCTTTCAGACCCGAACAAATCAATAGAACATATAGAACTGAGATACATAGGCAAGTAGAGGTAAGCCTGGATAAGGTATATGACCGACTAATAGACAAATACCTGGAATTAGACACTCCTACCCAAGCACTGGCCTGGCAGTTTATGGAGGCGAAGGATAAGATTCTGAACTTCATTGACCAAATCCTTACCCGGGTATTTAATTCCCTAAGAATAAGAATTCATGGAGATTTTCATCTTGGACAAATCCTGATCAATCAGAATGGAATTCACGTAATAGATTTTGAAGGAGAACACTTGATTCCTATAGAACAAAGAATGATCAAGCACAGCCCCTTAAAGGATGTTGCTTCCATGATTCGATCTTATCACTATGCCGTCTCTGCCAAATTGTACAATTCAGACCATACCAAGAAAATCCCAGAAAAAGATCTACTTCGAGCCTCTGATCGCTGGTACAAACTGATGCGAGATACCTTCTTGGAGGAATATTTGGGTTACTTTGGTCCACATCATACCCTTCTTAAAAACAATAATGAGGTGAATTACCTCCTACAATTCCATTTGTTAGAAAAAGCTATCCATGAATTAGATTTTGAGATTTCTCATAGGGAATCTTGGATTAAGATTCCTCTAAAGGGCATTTTGGATGTGGTCCGCGAGATTGAAAAACTTAGAACCGTATGA
- a CDS encoding response regulator transcription factor: MNGKILVVDDDEDILELLIYNLEKEQYQVRSAENGLKAIEVAKEFQPDIILMDIMMPLLDGIEAGKIIKTEQPQTHLIYLTARAEEYSEVAAFEVGADDYITKPIKPRALLSRIQAYFRKEKSQEKNVLEISGLVINKQNYSVTTEDGSVKVLPKKEFEILYFLASHPNKVQSRDSLLQKIWGTDIYVVERTIDVHIRKVREKIGDKYIGTLKGVGYMFNAE; this comes from the coding sequence ATGAACGGAAAGATCTTAGTCGTAGATGATGACGAGGATATCTTGGAATTACTCATTTACAATTTAGAAAAAGAACAATACCAGGTCAGATCCGCAGAAAATGGCCTAAAAGCTATAGAGGTAGCAAAAGAGTTTCAGCCTGATATCATACTAATGGACATCATGATGCCCCTTTTGGATGGAATCGAGGCAGGAAAGATCATCAAAACAGAGCAGCCTCAAACCCATTTGATCTATTTGACGGCGAGAGCTGAAGAATATTCAGAAGTTGCAGCATTTGAGGTAGGCGCTGACGACTATATCACCAAGCCCATCAAACCCAGAGCCCTATTAAGTAGGATTCAAGCCTATTTCCGAAAGGAGAAATCTCAAGAAAAAAACGTCTTGGAAATCAGCGGCTTAGTGATAAACAAGCAAAACTATTCAGTTACTACAGAAGATGGAAGCGTTAAGGTGCTGCCCAAAAAGGAGTTTGAAATCCTTTATTTTTTAGCCTCCCATCCTAATAAAGTCCAAAGCAGAGATTCACTTCTACAAAAGATCTGGGGAACAGATATCTACGTAGTGGAAAGAACCATAGATGTTCATATCAGGAAAGTTAGAGAGAAGATAGGCGATAAATATATTGGCACTCTAAAGGGTGTAGGATATATGTTTAATGCAGAATAA